Proteins co-encoded in one Juglans regia cultivar Chandler chromosome 16, Walnut 2.0, whole genome shotgun sequence genomic window:
- the LOC109005571 gene encoding protein BASIC PENTACYSTEINE2-like isoform X1, which translates to MGIPIRCFLMIFLMDDDALNMRNWGYYEPSFKGHLGLQLMSTMADRDTKHFLPGRDPNSIMVNTANGTFHPRDCVVSEAPVPMNYVRDSWANQRDKFLNMLPANPNYGVLPETSGAHSLQILQPQDPSMDERMVKVEEPLVKSEGGQMKKRQSGGAPKTPRAKKPRKPRDNNNPSVQRVKPVKKNMDVVINGIDMDISGIPIPVCSCTGTPQQCYRWGCGGWQSACCTTNVSIYPLPMSTKRRGARIAGRKMSQGAFKKVLEKLAADGYNFSNPIDLRTHWARHGTNKFVTIR; encoded by the exons ATGGGAATACCCATTCGATGCTTCCTGATGATCT TTCTCATGGATGATGATGCATTGAACATGCGCAATTGGGGTTACTATGAGCCGTCCTTTAAAGGGCATCTTGGTCTGCAGCTCATGTCAACCATGGCAGACCGTGACACTAAACATTTTCTTCCCGGTCGTGACCCCAATAGCATTATGGTTAACACAGCAAATGGAACCTTTCATCCCCGGGATTGTGTTGTTTCTGAAGCTCCTGTCCCCATGAACTATGTGAGAGACAGTTGGGCAAACCAGAGAGATAAGTTTCTCAATATGTTGCCTGCTAATCCTAACTATGGCGTTCTCCCAGAAACTTCTGGAGCTCACTCCTTACAGATTTTACAACCACAGGATCCATCAATGGATGAGAGAATGGTTAAAGTTGAAGAGCCTCTTGTTAAAAGTGAGGGTGGCCAAATGAAGAAAAGGCAGAGTGGAGGTGCCCCAAAAACACCAAGAGCGAAAAAGCCTAGGAAACCAAGGGATAATAACAATCCTTCGGTTCAGCGTGTGAAGCCAGTGAAAAAGAATATGGATGTTGTTATAAATGGGATTGATATGGACATCTCGGGTATTCCTATTCCGGTTTGCTCATGTACTGGAACTCCCCAACAATGTTATCGTTGGGGCTGTGGTGGTTGGCAGTCGGCTTGTTGTACCACAAATGTGTCTATATATCCTTTGCCAATGAGTACCAAAAGGCGTGGTGCCAGGATTGCTGGCCGCAAAATGAGCCAGGGTGCATTTAAGAAGGTGTTGGAGAAACTAGCAGCTGACggttataatttttctaaccCAATTGATCTGAGGACTCACTGGGCAAGACATGGTACCAACAAGTTCGTCACTATCAGGTAG
- the LOC109005571 gene encoding protein BASIC PENTACYSTEINE2-like isoform X2 translates to MDDDALNMRNWGYYEPSFKGHLGLQLMSTMADRDTKHFLPGRDPNSIMVNTANGTFHPRDCVVSEAPVPMNYVRDSWANQRDKFLNMLPANPNYGVLPETSGAHSLQILQPQDPSMDERMVKVEEPLVKSEGGQMKKRQSGGAPKTPRAKKPRKPRDNNNPSVQRVKPVKKNMDVVINGIDMDISGIPIPVCSCTGTPQQCYRWGCGGWQSACCTTNVSIYPLPMSTKRRGARIAGRKMSQGAFKKVLEKLAADGYNFSNPIDLRTHWARHGTNKFVTIR, encoded by the coding sequence ATGGATGATGATGCATTGAACATGCGCAATTGGGGTTACTATGAGCCGTCCTTTAAAGGGCATCTTGGTCTGCAGCTCATGTCAACCATGGCAGACCGTGACACTAAACATTTTCTTCCCGGTCGTGACCCCAATAGCATTATGGTTAACACAGCAAATGGAACCTTTCATCCCCGGGATTGTGTTGTTTCTGAAGCTCCTGTCCCCATGAACTATGTGAGAGACAGTTGGGCAAACCAGAGAGATAAGTTTCTCAATATGTTGCCTGCTAATCCTAACTATGGCGTTCTCCCAGAAACTTCTGGAGCTCACTCCTTACAGATTTTACAACCACAGGATCCATCAATGGATGAGAGAATGGTTAAAGTTGAAGAGCCTCTTGTTAAAAGTGAGGGTGGCCAAATGAAGAAAAGGCAGAGTGGAGGTGCCCCAAAAACACCAAGAGCGAAAAAGCCTAGGAAACCAAGGGATAATAACAATCCTTCGGTTCAGCGTGTGAAGCCAGTGAAAAAGAATATGGATGTTGTTATAAATGGGATTGATATGGACATCTCGGGTATTCCTATTCCGGTTTGCTCATGTACTGGAACTCCCCAACAATGTTATCGTTGGGGCTGTGGTGGTTGGCAGTCGGCTTGTTGTACCACAAATGTGTCTATATATCCTTTGCCAATGAGTACCAAAAGGCGTGGTGCCAGGATTGCTGGCCGCAAAATGAGCCAGGGTGCATTTAAGAAGGTGTTGGAGAAACTAGCAGCTGACggttataatttttctaaccCAATTGATCTGAGGACTCACTGGGCAAGACATGGTACCAACAAGTTCGTCACTATCAGGTAG